A region of Bacillus cabrialesii DNA encodes the following proteins:
- a CDS encoding DUF2268 domain-containing protein, whose translation MSVEQTYNWLGQAASIDDLAHYIVPLFSGAEKKNWKGILDHLQHHGMFKNIKEGIHTALKLKEKGFYEHILKEEQYLKNKWQGPDVPIVPLPVDERNRRIRLDFGSKSGLAFQDKMFLFLSSHLSFASVSALMTHEYHHVCRLEHLTKEEKNVTLLDTIIMEGLAEYAVYERFGRSQTAEWTSWYTPEQLQALYEKKIAPHQDIKRDNRLFSQLLFGKGYQPKMLGYAVGFNIVKKYLTANKANTADGLSIPAETFLNATL comes from the coding sequence ATGAGTGTAGAACAAACATATAACTGGCTCGGGCAGGCTGCTTCAATAGATGATTTGGCGCATTACATTGTACCGCTTTTTTCAGGTGCGGAGAAAAAGAACTGGAAAGGCATTCTGGACCATCTTCAGCATCATGGAATGTTTAAAAACATAAAAGAGGGTATTCATACTGCTTTGAAACTGAAAGAAAAAGGATTTTACGAGCATATTCTTAAGGAAGAACAGTATCTCAAAAACAAATGGCAAGGTCCTGATGTACCGATTGTTCCGCTGCCGGTTGATGAGCGAAACAGAAGAATTCGTTTAGACTTCGGTTCAAAATCAGGACTCGCCTTTCAAGACAAAATGTTCCTCTTTCTCTCGTCACATTTGAGTTTTGCATCGGTATCTGCCCTGATGACACATGAATATCATCACGTTTGCCGGTTAGAGCATCTGACAAAAGAGGAAAAGAATGTCACATTACTTGATACAATCATCATGGAAGGTCTGGCAGAATATGCTGTTTATGAGAGGTTCGGCCGAAGCCAAACGGCTGAATGGACATCTTGGTATACCCCCGAGCAGCTGCAAGCTTTATACGAAAAAAAGATTGCGCCCCATCAGGATATCAAACGGGACAATCGATTATTCTCCCAGCTGCTATTCGGCAAAGGATATCAGCCTAAAATGCTTGGATACGCAGTCGGATTCAATATTGTAAAAAAATATTTAACAGCCAACAAAGCAAACACGGCAGACGGGCTGTCCATCCCTGCTGAAACCTTTTTGAATGCAACGCTTTAA
- the appD gene encoding oligopeptide ABC transporter ATP-binding protein AppD, translated as MSTLLEVNNLKTYFFRKKEPIPAVDGVDFHISKGETVALVGESGSGKSITSLSIMGLVQSSGGKIMDGSIKLEDKDLTSFTENDYCKIRGNEVSMIFQEPMTSLNPVLTIGEQITEVLIYHKNMKKKEARQRAVELLQMVGFSRAEQMMKEYPHRLSGGMRQRVMIAIALSCNPKLLIADEPTTALDVTIQAQVLELMKDLCQKFNTSILLITHDLGVVSEAADRVIVMYCGQVVENATVDDLFLEPLHPYTEGLLTSIPVIDGEIDKLNAIKGSVPTPDNLPPGCRFAPRCPKAMDKCWTNQPSLLTHKSGRTVRCFLYEEEGAEQS; from the coding sequence ATGAGCACACTTTTAGAAGTGAATAATTTAAAGACTTATTTTTTCAGGAAAAAGGAGCCGATCCCTGCGGTTGACGGAGTCGATTTTCACATTAGCAAAGGCGAAACCGTCGCGCTTGTAGGTGAATCGGGCTCCGGAAAAAGCATTACGTCTTTATCAATTATGGGCCTCGTCCAAAGCTCAGGCGGAAAAATTATGGACGGCTCTATTAAACTCGAAGACAAAGACCTCACCTCATTCACTGAAAACGACTATTGTAAAATCCGCGGAAACGAAGTATCTATGATTTTTCAGGAACCAATGACCTCCCTTAATCCGGTGTTAACAATCGGAGAGCAAATTACCGAAGTGCTGATTTACCACAAAAACATGAAGAAAAAAGAAGCCCGCCAAAGAGCTGTTGAACTCTTGCAGATGGTCGGTTTCTCCCGGGCTGAGCAAATGATGAAGGAATACCCGCACAGGCTGTCCGGCGGCATGAGACAGAGGGTGATGATTGCCATTGCACTCAGCTGTAATCCTAAACTGCTCATTGCCGATGAACCGACAACAGCGCTGGATGTGACGATACAAGCCCAAGTTCTGGAACTCATGAAAGATCTCTGTCAAAAGTTCAATACGTCGATTCTTCTCATTACACACGACTTAGGTGTCGTGTCGGAAGCAGCCGATAGAGTGATTGTCATGTACTGCGGACAAGTCGTGGAAAACGCCACTGTGGACGACTTATTTTTAGAGCCGCTTCATCCTTACACAGAAGGCCTGCTTACCTCCATTCCCGTCATAGATGGAGAGATTGATAAATTAAATGCGATTAAAGGCAGCGTGCCGACACCGGATAATTTGCCGCCGGGATGCCGATTTGCCCCAAGGTGCCCGAAAGCCATGGATAAATGCTGGACAAATCAGCCTTCGCTTTTGACACACAAAAGCGGCAGAACGGTGAGATGCTTTTTATATGAGGAAGAAGGTGCCGAACAATCATGA
- the appF gene encoding oligopeptide ABC transporter ATP-binding protein AppF produces MTAANQETILELRDVKKYFPIRSGLFQRKVGDVKAVDGVSFSLHKGETLGIVGESGCGKSTAGRTMIRLYKPTEGQILFKGQDISNLSEEKLRKSVRKNIQMVFQDPFASLNPRKTLRSIIKEPFNTHNMYTMQERNEKVEELLARVGLHPSFASRYPHEFSGGQRQRIGIARALTLNPELIIADEPVSALDVSIQAQVINLMEELQEEFNLTYLFISHDLSVVRHISDRVGVMYLGKMMELTGKHELYDNPLHPYTQALLSSVPVTRRKGSVKRERIVLKGELPSPANPPKGCVFHTRCPVAKPICKEQIPEFKEAAPSHFVACHLYS; encoded by the coding sequence ATGACAGCAGCTAATCAAGAAACAATCTTAGAGCTTCGTGACGTAAAAAAATACTTCCCGATCCGCTCAGGCCTTTTTCAAAGAAAAGTCGGCGATGTAAAAGCAGTGGACGGTGTTTCATTTTCATTACATAAGGGAGAAACACTTGGAATCGTTGGGGAGTCTGGCTGCGGAAAATCGACTGCCGGCAGAACGATGATCAGGCTCTACAAACCGACAGAAGGCCAAATCCTTTTTAAAGGGCAGGATATTTCCAATCTGTCAGAGGAGAAGCTGCGGAAAAGTGTCCGCAAAAATATTCAAATGGTTTTCCAAGATCCATTTGCCTCTTTGAATCCAAGAAAAACGCTGCGTTCTATCATTAAGGAGCCGTTTAATACGCACAACATGTATACGATGCAGGAACGAAACGAGAAAGTCGAAGAACTGCTTGCGAGAGTTGGCCTTCACCCGTCGTTTGCCAGCCGGTATCCCCATGAATTTTCCGGCGGCCAGCGTCAGCGGATCGGCATCGCCAGAGCGCTTACGTTAAATCCAGAACTGATCATTGCAGATGAGCCGGTTTCTGCACTTGATGTATCAATTCAGGCCCAAGTGATTAACTTAATGGAAGAATTGCAGGAAGAATTTAATCTGACGTATCTATTTATCTCTCATGATCTAAGTGTTGTCCGCCATATCAGCGACAGGGTCGGCGTGATGTATCTTGGCAAAATGATGGAACTGACCGGCAAGCATGAGCTTTACGACAATCCGCTTCATCCTTATACCCAAGCTCTTTTATCGTCCGTCCCGGTTACAAGAAGAAAAGGATCTGTCAAACGTGAACGCATCGTCCTGAAGGGAGAACTGCCGAGTCCGGCCAATCCGCCAAAAGGCTGCGTTTTCCACACAAGATGTCCTGTTGCAAAGCCAATATGCAAGGAACAAATACCAGAATTCAAAGAAGCTGCTCCCAGCCATTTTGTGGCTTGTCACCTTTATAGCTAA
- a CDS encoding peptide-binding protein — MKRRKTALMMLSVLMVLAIFLSACSGSKSSSSSEKKSAGKPKQGGDLVVGSIGAPTLFNSLYSTDESSTDIEQMIYSFLTKTDENLNVKMSLAESVKELDGGLKYDVKIKKGVKFHDGEELTADDVVFTYNIPLNKDYKGERGSNFEMLKSVEKKGDYEVLFTLKYKDPNFYNNTLDSYGILPEHILKDVPVAELEDNEFNRKNPIGSGPFKFKEWKDGQYVKLVANDDYYDGRPYLDSVTYKIIPDANAAVAQLQAGDIDFFNVPSTDYKTAESFNNVKVVTDLALSYTYIGWNEKNELFKDKKVRQALTTALDRETMVQTVLDGDGKVAYIPESPVSWNYPKDIEVPKFKYNVKKAKKMLKEAGWEDTDGDGILDKDGKKFEFTLKTNQGNKVREDIAVVVQEQLKKVGIKVTPQIVEWSALVEQTNPPNWDYDAMVLGWSLSTFPDHYDIFHSSQSEKGLNNMWYKNPEVDKLLKNAKSISDRGEYSKAYEKIYQKLAEDQPYTFLYYPNNHMAMPANLEGYVYHPKRELYQIEKWWLAQ; from the coding sequence ATGAAAAGACGGAAAACCGCACTGATGATGCTAAGTGTATTGATGGTTCTGGCCATCTTTTTATCGGCCTGCTCGGGATCAAAATCGAGCAGCAGCAGCGAGAAAAAATCAGCAGGAAAACCGAAGCAAGGCGGGGATTTGGTTGTGGGTTCAATCGGAGCGCCAACGCTTTTCAACTCATTATATTCAACTGATGAATCGAGTACAGATATTGAACAAATGATTTACAGCTTTTTAACGAAAACAGACGAAAACTTAAATGTCAAAATGTCACTGGCGGAAAGTGTGAAAGAGCTGGATGGCGGACTGAAATATGATGTAAAAATCAAAAAAGGCGTTAAGTTCCATGACGGGGAAGAGCTTACTGCTGATGATGTCGTCTTTACGTACAACATTCCGTTGAACAAGGACTACAAAGGAGAGCGCGGCTCTAACTTTGAAATGCTGAAATCGGTAGAGAAAAAGGGAGATTACGAGGTTCTATTTACGCTGAAATACAAAGACCCTAACTTCTATAACAATACGTTAGACAGCTATGGGATTCTGCCGGAGCACATTTTAAAAGACGTACCGGTTGCAGAGCTTGAAGATAATGAGTTTAACAGAAAAAATCCAATCGGTTCAGGGCCTTTCAAATTTAAAGAATGGAAAGACGGACAATACGTCAAGCTCGTTGCCAATGATGACTACTATGACGGCCGTCCGTATTTAGACAGTGTCACATATAAAATCATTCCTGACGCCAATGCAGCAGTTGCCCAGCTTCAAGCAGGCGATATCGATTTCTTTAACGTGCCGTCAACTGACTATAAGACAGCTGAATCGTTTAATAATGTCAAAGTCGTAACAGATTTGGCGTTAAGCTATACGTATATCGGCTGGAATGAGAAAAACGAGCTGTTTAAAGACAAAAAAGTGCGCCAGGCACTTACGACTGCTTTAGACCGTGAAACAATGGTGCAAACCGTATTGGATGGGGACGGGAAGGTTGCTTACATCCCTGAAAGCCCGGTTTCATGGAATTATCCGAAAGATATAGAGGTTCCTAAATTTAAATACAACGTCAAAAAAGCGAAGAAAATGCTGAAAGAAGCCGGCTGGGAAGATACTGACGGTGACGGCATTCTCGATAAAGACGGTAAAAAATTCGAATTTACTCTGAAGACGAATCAAGGAAATAAAGTTCGTGAAGACATTGCAGTTGTTGTTCAAGAACAGCTGAAAAAAGTCGGTATTAAAGTAACGCCGCAAATCGTTGAATGGAGCGCATTGGTAGAACAGACAAATCCGCCTAATTGGGACTATGACGCAATGGTTTTAGGGTGGAGTTTGTCAACGTTCCCGGATCATTATGATATCTTCCATTCCAGCCAGTCTGAAAAAGGCTTGAATAACATGTGGTACAAAAACCCTGAAGTTGATAAGCTTCTGAAAAATGCAAAATCAATCAGCGACCGTGGGGAATACTCTAAAGCTTACGAAAAAATTTACCAAAAGCTTGCTGAAGATCAGCCGTATACCTTCCTTTATTATCCGAACAACCATATGGCGATGCCGGCTAACTTAGAGGGTTATGTGTATCATCCGAAACGCGAGCTGTACCAAATTGAAAAATGGTGGCTTGCCCAATAA
- a CDS encoding ABC transporter permease: protein MVTYIIRRTLSSIPILLGITILSFVIMKAAPGDPMTLMMDPTISQADRAQFIEKYGLNDPEYVQYLKWLGNMVQGDFGTSIIRKGTPVSELILARLPNTLLLMLVSTILALIISIPFGVISAKKPYSKLDYGITFTSFIGLAIPNFWFGLILIMVFAVNLGWFPTGGVATLNADFSYLDRLHHLLLPAFVLATADMAGLTRYTRSNMLDVLNQDYIRTARSKGFKENRVLFKHGLRNALLPVITIFGLMIPSFIGGAVVVEQIFTWPGLGKLFVDSAFQRDYPVIMAMTVISAVLVVVGNLIADILYAIVDPRIEY from the coding sequence ATGGTTACATATATCATTCGAAGAACGTTATCTTCGATTCCTATTCTATTGGGAATTACAATTTTGTCTTTCGTTATCATGAAAGCTGCTCCGGGTGATCCGATGACACTTATGATGGACCCTACGATCAGCCAGGCAGACAGGGCGCAGTTTATTGAAAAATACGGCCTCAACGATCCTGAGTACGTTCAATATTTAAAATGGCTCGGCAATATGGTTCAAGGTGATTTCGGCACGTCCATCATCAGAAAAGGGACGCCTGTTTCAGAACTGATTTTAGCACGGCTGCCTAATACACTCCTCTTGATGCTGGTGTCAACGATTTTGGCGCTGATCATTTCCATCCCATTCGGGGTGATTTCTGCAAAAAAACCTTATTCCAAACTGGATTACGGCATTACATTTACTTCATTTATCGGTTTGGCGATCCCGAATTTTTGGTTCGGGCTGATTTTAATCATGGTGTTTGCCGTGAATCTCGGCTGGTTCCCGACCGGGGGAGTCGCAACGCTTAACGCGGATTTTAGTTATTTAGATCGGCTTCATCATTTGCTTTTACCCGCTTTTGTGCTGGCGACAGCTGATATGGCAGGCTTAACGAGATATACAAGATCCAATATGCTTGATGTGCTAAACCAAGACTATATTCGGACTGCCAGATCAAAAGGTTTCAAAGAGAATCGAGTATTGTTTAAGCACGGCTTGCGGAATGCGTTATTGCCTGTTATTACGATCTTCGGTTTAATGATTCCCTCCTTTATCGGCGGAGCGGTTGTCGTAGAGCAGATTTTCACTTGGCCGGGGTTAGGAAAGCTGTTTGTTGATTCGGCATTCCAGCGTGATTATCCGGTTATTATGGCAATGACTGTCATCTCAGCGGTTCTTGTCGTTGTCGGAAACCTCATTGCAGACATCCTTTACGCGATTGTTGATCCGCGGATCGAATATTAA
- the appC gene encoding oligopeptide ABC transporter permease AppC, which yields MSELHTTPSPEIRLKENISKKPETMTKIFWEKFSKNKLAILGAVILFIIIMSAIFAPFIAPYPQEQQSLLDKYKAPGLEHLMGTDKFGRDIFSRILYGARVSLLVGFASVVGSILIGTVLGALAGYFRGIVDAVIMRLVDIVLSIPDIFLLITLVTIFKPGVDKLILIFCLTGWTTTARLVRGEFLSLRSREYVLAAKTIGTKTHNIIFSHILPNALGPIIVSATLKVGSVILAESALSYLGFGIQPPIASWGNMLQDAQNFTVMIQAWWYPLFPGLFILMTVLCFNFVGDGLRDALDPKNIK from the coding sequence ATGTCAGAGCTGCACACAACTCCCTCACCGGAGATCAGGCTGAAAGAAAATATTTCGAAAAAACCAGAGACGATGACCAAGATCTTCTGGGAAAAATTTTCGAAAAACAAACTGGCTATTCTAGGTGCCGTCATTCTTTTTATCATTATTATGTCGGCGATATTCGCTCCTTTCATTGCGCCTTATCCCCAAGAGCAGCAAAGCCTGCTTGATAAATATAAGGCACCGGGCCTTGAACATTTGATGGGGACGGATAAATTCGGACGTGATATTTTCAGTAGGATCTTGTATGGAGCGCGTGTCTCTTTATTGGTTGGTTTTGCCTCTGTAGTCGGTTCGATTTTGATCGGAACGGTTTTAGGGGCGTTAGCGGGATATTTCAGGGGAATCGTAGATGCTGTCATCATGCGTCTGGTCGACATTGTATTATCAATTCCGGATATTTTCTTGCTGATCACGCTGGTCACCATCTTCAAGCCCGGTGTGGACAAACTGATTTTAATTTTCTGTCTCACAGGCTGGACCACGACAGCGAGGTTGGTAAGGGGAGAATTCTTGTCGCTCCGTTCAAGGGAATATGTTCTTGCCGCTAAAACAATTGGAACAAAGACGCACAACATTATTTTTTCTCATATCCTGCCCAATGCGTTAGGGCCGATTATCGTCTCGGCGACGTTGAAAGTGGGATCTGTCATTCTTGCTGAATCTGCGTTAAGCTACTTGGGCTTCGGAATCCAGCCGCCAATCGCAAGCTGGGGAAACATGCTTCAAGACGCACAGAATTTCACGGTAATGATTCAAGCATGGTGGTACCCGTTATTTCCCGGGCTATTTATTTTAATGACTGTTTTATGCTTCAACTTTGTCGGTGATGGCCTGCGGGATGCACTTGATCCGAAAAATATTAAATAA
- a CDS encoding YjbA family protein → MLFLHDVWVNWFEGEENGYNVCHFHEWRKEDTVELLDQVPLLRVPSVLFHYIENDLSELPKGLLEEVHQKSYIRKNHERTKLEYCFVVTDGIGILAVDTIGYTIPVRKSRLIPRQEQLVYEMVKDVEPETYEFEPKKLESSKEYHILSLAPEHVRGLTRKERQIKQLMFMALDQLKGLKNRAEIGYWYTEWNPHMYEQIKRMSFEEIWDMLYNETIVGWSDKHLAFCENLIKGQPFFEKLWEMENESKVN, encoded by the coding sequence ATGTTATTTCTTCATGATGTGTGGGTCAATTGGTTTGAAGGGGAAGAAAATGGCTACAATGTATGTCATTTTCATGAATGGCGCAAGGAAGATACGGTTGAGCTTTTGGATCAGGTGCCGCTGTTAAGGGTGCCGTCAGTACTGTTTCATTACATAGAAAACGATCTGTCTGAGCTTCCGAAAGGTTTGCTTGAAGAAGTACATCAGAAATCGTACATTCGAAAAAATCACGAGCGGACAAAGCTTGAGTATTGTTTCGTCGTAACAGACGGAATCGGCATTTTGGCTGTCGACACAATCGGCTACACGATCCCTGTCAGAAAAAGCCGTCTGATCCCAAGACAAGAGCAGCTCGTTTATGAAATGGTAAAAGATGTGGAGCCTGAAACATATGAATTTGAGCCAAAGAAACTGGAATCCTCAAAAGAATATCACATTTTATCATTAGCTCCGGAACACGTCAGAGGACTAACAAGAAAAGAACGGCAAATTAAGCAGCTGATGTTTATGGCGCTTGACCAATTAAAAGGGCTGAAAAACCGCGCTGAAATCGGCTACTGGTACACAGAGTGGAACCCGCATATGTATGAACAAATCAAACGGATGAGCTTTGAAGAGATTTGGGACATGCTGTATAACGAAACAATCGTAGGCTGGTCGGACAAGCATCTGGCTTTTTGCGAAAACCTGATAAAAGGACAGCCCTTTTTCGAAAAGCTATGGGAAATGGAAAACGAATCAAAGGTAAACTGA
- the trpS gene encoding tryptophan--tRNA ligase — protein MKQTIFSGIQPSGSVTLGNYIGAMKQFVELQHDYNSYFCIVDQHAITVPQDRLQLRKNIRSLAALYLAVGLDPEKATLFIQSEVPAHAQAGWMMQCVAYIGELERMTQFKDKSKGNEAVVSGLLTYPPLMAADILLYGTDLVPVGEDQKQHLELTRNLAERFNKKYNDIFTIPEVKIPKVGARIMSLNDPLKKMSKSDPNQKSYITLLDEPKLLEKKIKSAVTDSEGIVKFDKENKPGVSNLLTIYSILGNTTIEELEAKYEGKGYGEFKGDLAEVVVNALKPIQDRYHELIESDELDRILDEGAERANRTANKMLKKMENAMGLGRKRR, from the coding sequence ATGAAACAAACGATTTTTTCAGGCATTCAGCCAAGCGGCTCCGTTACGCTCGGCAACTATATCGGTGCAATGAAGCAGTTTGTCGAACTGCAGCATGATTATAACAGCTATTTTTGCATCGTGGATCAGCATGCGATAACCGTGCCTCAAGACCGGCTTCAGCTAAGAAAGAATATCCGCAGTCTGGCGGCGCTTTACTTAGCAGTCGGACTTGATCCAGAAAAAGCGACATTGTTTATTCAGTCAGAGGTTCCCGCGCATGCGCAGGCCGGATGGATGATGCAGTGTGTCGCGTATATCGGCGAGCTTGAACGGATGACTCAGTTTAAAGACAAATCCAAAGGCAATGAAGCTGTCGTCTCCGGCCTGTTAACGTACCCGCCGCTGATGGCTGCTGATATTCTGCTGTATGGAACGGATCTTGTGCCTGTAGGCGAGGATCAAAAGCAGCACCTTGAGCTGACGCGGAATCTCGCTGAACGCTTCAACAAAAAATATAACGATATCTTTACAATTCCGGAAGTGAAAATCCCAAAAGTAGGCGCACGCATCATGTCTCTGAATGATCCGCTGAAGAAAATGAGCAAATCTGACCCGAATCAGAAATCTTATATTACACTTCTGGATGAACCAAAGCTGCTTGAAAAGAAAATCAAAAGCGCTGTGACCGATTCTGAGGGCATTGTAAAATTTGACAAAGAAAACAAACCGGGCGTTTCCAACCTTCTTACGATTTATTCAATCTTGGGGAATACGACAATTGAAGAGCTTGAAGCAAAATATGAAGGGAAAGGCTACGGCGAGTTTAAAGGTGACTTGGCAGAAGTCGTGGTGAACGCATTAAAACCGATCCAGGACCGCTATCATGAACTGATAGAATCTGATGAATTAGACCGGATTCTTGATGAAGGCGCGGAACGGGCAAACCGGACAGCAAACAAAATGCTGAAAAAAATGGAGAATGCCATGGGTCTTGGCCGAAAAAGACGCTAA
- the oppA gene encoding oligopeptide ABC transporter substrate-binding protein OppA: MKKRWSIVTLMLIFTLVLSACGFGGGSNGEGKKDSKGKTTLNINIKTEPFSLHPGLANDSVSGGVIRQTFEGLTRINADGEPEEGMASKIETSKDGKTYTFTIRDGVKWSNGDPVTAQDFEYAWKWALDPNNESQYAYQLYYIKGAEAANTGKGSLDDVAVKAVNDKTLKVELNNPTPYFTELTAFYTYMPINKKIAEKNKKWNTNAGDDYVSNGPFKMTAWKHSGSITLEKNDQYWEKDKVKLKKIDMVMINNNNTELKKFQAGELDWAGLPLGQLPTESLPTLKKDGSLHVEPMAGVYWYKFNTEAKPFDNVNIRKALSYAIDRQSIVKNITQGEQIPAMAAVPPTMKGFEDNKEGYYKDNDVKTAKEYLEKGLKEMGLSKASDLPKIKLSYNTDDAHAKIAQAVQEMWKKNLGVNVELDNSEWNVYIDKLHSQDYQIGRMGWLGDFNDPINFLELFRDKDGGNNNTGWENPEFKKLLNQSQTETNQTKRAELLKKAEGIFIDEMPVAPIYFYTIPWVQDENLKGTILTGTGEIYFRNAYFQ; encoded by the coding sequence ATGAAAAAACGTTGGTCGATTGTCACGTTAATGCTTATTTTCACTCTCGTATTGAGCGCGTGCGGATTTGGCGGCGGATCAAACGGTGAAGGGAAAAAGGACAGCAAAGGAAAGACGACGCTTAACATTAATATTAAAACTGAGCCGTTCTCCTTACATCCGGGATTGGCAAATGATTCAGTATCAGGCGGTGTCATCCGTCAGACTTTTGAAGGATTGACACGCATCAATGCAGATGGTGAGCCAGAAGAAGGCATGGCATCTAAAATTGAAACAAGCAAGGACGGCAAAACATATACATTCACTATTCGTGATGGCGTGAAATGGTCAAACGGCGATCCTGTAACAGCACAAGATTTTGAATATGCTTGGAAATGGGCTCTTGACCCTAATAATGAATCACAATACGCTTACCAGCTCTACTACATAAAAGGTGCTGAAGCGGCGAATACCGGAAAAGGCAGCCTTGATGATGTGGCAGTAAAAGCTGTAAATGACAAAACACTAAAGGTTGAATTAAATAACCCGACTCCGTATTTCACTGAACTGACTGCGTTCTATACGTATATGCCGATCAATAAGAAAATTGCAGAGAAAAATAAAAAGTGGAACACAAATGCCGGAGATGATTATGTATCAAACGGACCGTTCAAAATGACGGCGTGGAAACACAGCGGTTCGATCACTCTTGAAAAGAATGACCAGTATTGGGAGAAAGACAAAGTCAAACTCAAGAAAATCGATATGGTTATGATCAACAATAACAATACTGAACTGAAAAAATTCCAAGCTGGGGAACTTGATTGGGCTGGTTTGCCGCTCGGACAGCTTCCGACAGAATCTCTTCCTACCTTGAAAAAAGACGGTTCTTTACATGTTGAACCGATGGCAGGTGTGTATTGGTACAAATTCAATACTGAAGCGAAGCCTTTTGACAACGTAAATATCCGTAAAGCATTATCGTATGCGATTGACCGTCAATCAATTGTTAAAAACATTACGCAAGGTGAACAAATCCCGGCAATGGCTGCGGTGCCGCCGACAATGAAGGGCTTTGAAGATAACAAAGAAGGCTACTACAAAGACAACGATGTTAAAACGGCAAAAGAATACCTTGAAAAAGGCCTAAAAGAAATGGGCTTAAGCAAGGCATCTGACCTTCCGAAAATCAAATTGTCTTATAACACTGATGATGCACATGCGAAAATCGCTCAAGCCGTACAAGAAATGTGGAAGAAGAATTTAGGCGTGAATGTTGAGCTTGATAACTCAGAATGGAATGTATATATTGATAAGCTTCACAGCCAAGATTATCAAATTGGCCGTATGGGCTGGCTTGGCGACTTCAATGATCCTATTAACTTCCTTGAATTGTTCCGTGACAAAGACGGGGGAAATAACAATACCGGTTGGGAAAATCCTGAATTCAAAAAACTGCTGAATCAGTCACAAACTGAAACAAATCAAACAAAACGCGCAGAGCTCCTGAAAAAAGCAGAAGGTATTTTCATTGATGAAATGCCGGTAGCGCCAATTTATTTTTATACGATCCCTTGGGTGCAAGACGAAAATCTGAAAGGAACCATTCTTACTGGAACTGGAGAAATTTATTTCAGAAACGCGTACTTTCAATAA
- the oppB gene encoding oligopeptide ABC transporter permease OppB, protein MLKYIGRRLVYMIITLFVIVTVTFFLMQAAPGGPFSGEKKLPPEIEANLNAHYGLDKPLFVQYVSYLKSVAMWDFGPSFKYKGQSVNDLINSGFPVSFTLGAEAILLALALGVLFGVIAALYHNKWQDYTVAILTIFGISVPSFIMAAVLQYVFSMKLGLFPVAGWESWAYTFLPSIALASMPMAFIARLSRSSMIEVLNSDYIRTAKAKGLSRPAVTVRHAIRNALLPVVTYMGPMAAQVLTGSFIIESIFGIPGLGAHFVNSITNRDYTVIMGVTVFFSVILLLCVLIVDVLYGIIDPRIKLSKAKKGA, encoded by the coding sequence TTGCTAAAATATATCGGAAGACGCTTAGTCTATATGATTATCACATTATTTGTGATTGTAACTGTGACATTCTTCTTAATGCAGGCAGCACCGGGCGGGCCATTTTCAGGTGAGAAAAAGCTTCCGCCTGAAATTGAAGCAAACTTAAATGCGCATTATGGCTTGGACAAGCCGCTGTTTGTACAATACGTCAGTTATTTAAAATCAGTTGCAATGTGGGATTTTGGACCGTCATTTAAATATAAAGGTCAGAGTGTTAACGACCTGATCAATTCAGGTTTCCCCGTTTCATTCACTCTTGGAGCAGAAGCTATTCTCCTCGCTTTAGCGTTAGGTGTATTGTTTGGGGTCATTGCAGCCCTTTACCATAATAAGTGGCAGGATTATACCGTCGCGATTTTAACAATATTCGGTATTTCAGTTCCGAGCTTTATCATGGCGGCTGTTCTGCAATATGTGTTCTCCATGAAGCTTGGTCTGTTTCCAGTCGCGGGGTGGGAGTCCTGGGCATACACCTTCTTGCCTTCAATCGCACTTGCTTCCATGCCGATGGCGTTTATTGCCAGACTTTCCCGTTCAAGCATGATCGAAGTGTTAAACAGTGATTATATTCGCACAGCGAAAGCAAAAGGGCTGTCCCGTCCGGCGGTTACAGTACGGCACGCCATTCGAAACGCGCTTTTGCCAGTTGTTACATATATGGGCCCGATGGCCGCGCAAGTCTTAACGGGAAGCTTTATTATTGAGTCCATCTTTGGTATTCCAGGGCTTGGCGCACACTTTGTAAATAGTATCACAAACCGTGATTACACAGTCATTATGGGTGTAACGGTGTTCTTCAGTGTTATCTTGCTATTGTGTGTATTAATCGTAGACGTGCTCTACGGCATTATTGATCCAAGAATCAAGCTTTCCAAAGCAAAGAAAGGAGCCTAG